A single window of Bacteroidota bacterium DNA harbors:
- the lptC gene encoding LPS export ABC transporter periplasmic protein LptC: MKKFLFIVSTITVSILLFSCENDRSKIMALSLPKVSPSQSGKEVTMIYSDSAALKIVLKAGKLLTYDRNVTEPMTILPEGVWVTFYNKDEKPETTLKSNYGVHYPARKRMEVKYNVEVVNKDGEKLNTEHLVWDEANKKIHSDAFVKITTAKEIIMGKGLESNQDFTNYQIKEVTGTIQLNNDDL; this comes from the coding sequence ATGAAGAAATTTCTCTTCATAGTTTCAACCATAACGGTTAGCATATTGCTGTTTTCGTGCGAAAACGACAGGTCGAAAATAATGGCACTAAGTCTTCCTAAAGTTTCTCCTTCTCAGTCAGGAAAAGAAGTTACTATGATTTATTCCGACTCGGCCGCATTAAAAATTGTATTAAAAGCCGGGAAGCTTCTAACCTATGATCGAAATGTAACAGAGCCCATGACTATTTTACCCGAAGGTGTTTGGGTCACTTTTTATAATAAGGATGAAAAACCTGAAACAACGCTTAAATCCAATTATGGCGTTCATTATCCGGCGCGCAAACGTATGGAGGTAAAATACAATGTGGAAGTGGTAAATAAAGACGGCGAAAAATTAAACACCGAACATTTAGTGTGGGATGAGGCAAATAAAAAAATTCACTCCGACGCATTCGTAAAAATTACCACAGCTAAGGAAATTATCATGGGTAAAGGTCTTGAAAGCAATCAGGATTTTACCAATTATCAAATAAAGGAAGTAACAGGAACGATTCAACTTAACAACGACGATTTATAA
- a CDS encoding type III pantothenate kinase encodes MNLVIDIGNTRVKAAYFSKREMLDYRVFAKLSDLIQSVDFLKAADKVMVGTVVNINDELKTALNHAERFMFFTNEAQIPLKNLYKTAGTLGSDRLAAAIGAYSLYPNKNVLNIDTGTCLKFNFVSQNMEYLGGAISPGLQMRFKALQHFTDKLPLVKMKPDFNTLIGNSTENSILSGVINGILKETDGIIEEYKLLYPDLTIVVSGGDTEFFAKRLKNRIFAHPHAVLTGLNEVLIYNS; translated from the coding sequence ATGAATTTGGTCATTGATATCGGTAATACGAGGGTTAAAGCAGCCTATTTCAGTAAGCGTGAAATGCTCGATTACCGGGTTTTTGCTAAGCTAAGCGACTTAATTCAATCGGTCGATTTTTTAAAGGCAGCCGATAAAGTGATGGTAGGCACAGTGGTAAACATCAATGATGAATTAAAAACAGCCTTAAATCATGCGGAAAGGTTTATGTTTTTTACGAATGAGGCTCAAATTCCCCTTAAGAATTTGTACAAAACCGCCGGCACTTTGGGCTCCGATCGTCTCGCTGCCGCTATTGGTGCATATAGTTTGTACCCCAATAAAAACGTTTTGAATATAGATACCGGAACCTGCCTTAAGTTCAATTTTGTGAGTCAAAATATGGAATATTTGGGTGGGGCAATATCTCCGGGATTGCAAATGAGATTTAAGGCTTTGCAGCATTTTACCGATAAATTGCCATTGGTAAAAATGAAGCCTGACTTTAATACGTTGATTGGAAATAGCACGGAAAACTCTATTCTTTCAGGTGTCATAAACGGAATTTTAAAGGAGACCGACGGGATAATTGAGGAGTATAAATTGTTATATCCCGATTTAACAATTGTTGTATCTGGAGGCGATACCGAATTCTTTGCAAAACGCTTAAAAAATCGCATCTTTGCCCACCCTCATGCGGTTTTAACCGGCTTAAATGAGGTATTGATTTATAATTCTTGA
- a CDS encoding ABC transporter permease — protein MLVLSLIKESVLFALQSLYNNKLRTFLSLLGITIGIFAIIIVFTIVDSLESNIRGSIESLGDNVVFVQKWPWSFGPDYPWWKYMNRPLPQYNELFDIEKKTKTADAVAYTIHGRRTVKYKSNIVENAVLAGCSYEFYKIKSFDIANGRYFTENEVNAGYNVAVIGGKIAEGLFPNNQDPIGKDIKIAGRKAIVVGVFKTEGESMLGNSMDNQVVIPFHFAKYILDVNSENADPYIAVKAKPGVTNAEMMDELTGIMRGVRRLKPMADDDFALNETNLLSKNFDVLFDIIGIAGWIIGGFSILVGGFGIANIMFVSVKERTSLIGIQKSLGAKNYFILLQFLSESVFLSLLGGLLGLLLTYLITLAAQGNMDMEITLSYSNIILGITISVLIGIISGFVPAYSASQLDPVEAIRSN, from the coding sequence ATGCTGGTATTATCTCTTATAAAGGAAAGTGTTCTGTTTGCATTGCAATCGCTTTACAATAATAAGCTCCGCACCTTCTTGAGTTTATTAGGGATTACCATTGGTATTTTTGCCATTATTATTGTCTTTACCATCGTAGATAGTTTGGAAAGCAACATTCGCGGAAGCATTGAAAGCCTCGGCGATAATGTGGTGTTTGTTCAGAAATGGCCATGGAGCTTCGGACCGGATTATCCTTGGTGGAAATACATGAACCGTCCGCTGCCTCAGTATAACGAATTGTTTGATATCGAGAAAAAGACGAAGACTGCTGATGCAGTGGCTTATACCATTCATGGTAGAAGAACCGTTAAGTATAAGAGTAACATTGTGGAGAATGCGGTTTTGGCGGGATGTTCATACGAATTCTACAAAATAAAATCCTTTGATATTGCTAACGGGAGATATTTTACCGAGAATGAAGTAAATGCCGGCTACAATGTAGCGGTAATCGGCGGAAAAATTGCTGAAGGTTTGTTTCCGAATAATCAGGATCCAATCGGAAAGGATATCAAAATTGCGGGAAGAAAAGCAATTGTTGTCGGAGTTTTCAAAACTGAAGGAGAAAGTATGCTTGGAAACAGCATGGATAACCAGGTAGTGATTCCTTTTCATTTTGCTAAATATATTTTGGATGTAAACTCAGAAAATGCCGATCCGTACATTGCGGTTAAAGCAAAGCCGGGTGTTACTAATGCCGAAATGATGGATGAGCTCACCGGAATTATGCGTGGCGTGCGTCGTTTAAAACCAATGGCCGATGATGATTTTGCACTCAATGAAACTAATTTGTTGAGCAAAAATTTTGATGTGCTGTTTGATATCATTGGTATTGCGGGTTGGATTATTGGAGGATTCTCGATTTTAGTAGGCGGATTCGGTATTGCCAATATCATGTTTGTATCGGTGAAAGAAAGAACAAGTTTAATTGGCATTCAAAAGTCGCTTGGTGCCAAGAATTATTTTATTCTATTACAGTTTTTATCTGAATCCGTTTTTCTTTCCTTGCTGGGAGGATTGTTAGGACTCTTACTCACTTATCTCATTACACTGGCAGCTCAAGGCAACATGGATATGGAAATCACCTTGAGTTACTCAAATATTATATTAGGTATAACCATTTCGGTTTTAATTGGCATTATTAGCGGATTTGTGCCTGCATACAGCGCATCACAATTAGATCCGGTAGAAGCCATAAGAAGTAATTAA